In a single window of the Magnolia sinica isolate HGM2019 chromosome 7, MsV1, whole genome shotgun sequence genome:
- the LOC131251089 gene encoding uncharacterized protein LOC131251089 has protein sequence MASSPSLLSISLSIPLHLSPHLILLPKPYIPSQSPNRRIFTRSNHQRPDFRLSYRLSTVRSFEESDGDDCNFDQAVSLFNSRDYYKCHDFLEDLWNRAEEPRRTLIHGILQCAVGFHHLSNQNHRGAMMELGEGLCKLRKMNFTEGPFHQFEQEISAALDFIYQTQLELAACTDDFCLAMDGSERSYQLLGSFAAGQHLYRLESDPGSDNLYIAFFPEGPYNSHKPARVKVPTLHATEEHLKACEYD, from the exons AtggcttcttctccttctctactCTCAATttccctttcaatccctctcCATCTCTCCCCCCATCTCATCCTTCTTCCAAAACCCTACATCCCTTCCCAATCTCCGAACCGCAGGATCTTCACACGATCCAATCATCAACGGCCCGATTTTCGCCTTTCCTATCGATTATCGACCGTTCGCTCATTCGAAGAATCCGACGGCGACGATTGCAACTTCGATCAAGCGGTTTCGCTCTTCAATAGCAGGGATTACTACAAGTGCCATGATTTCCTTGAGGATCTCTGGAACAGAGCGGAAGAGCCCCGGCGCACTTTAATCCACGGGATTCTACAGTGCGCAGTGGGGTTTCATCACCTCTCTAACCAG AACCACCGAGGAGCGATGATGGAGCTTGGGGAAGGTCTTTGTAAGCTCCGGAAGATGAATTTCACGGAAGGGCCATTTCATCAATTCGAGCAAGAGATATCCGCAGCCCTTGATTTCATTTATcagactcagctcgaacttgctGCCT GTACTGATGATTTCTGCCTGGCGATGGACGGATCAGAGAGATCATACCAGCTGCTAGGCAGCTTTGCTGCTGGGCAGCATCTTTATAGATTAGAAAGCGATCCGGGTAGTGACAATCTCTATATTGCTTTCTTCCCTGAGGGTCCTTACAACTCGCATAAACCAGCAAGAGTGAAGGTTCCTACTCTTCATGCAACAGAAGAACATCTAAAGGCCTGTGAGTATGATTAA